A window of Komagataeibacter medellinensis NBRC 3288 contains these coding sequences:
- a CDS encoding OprO/OprP family phosphate-selective porin, producing MIRRPVVSLLLGSSALLGLSSFHQAHADAASDAQIKALQVEMQAMRRDMSSQISVLRQRLVRAESVRGNSVAANAAQARRVAASHGQPLPDSYARDIHIGGDSGMGGSLSSAMQRADLGTPPSDRGVSSSWASFRAATEKEEALHMGGMVVGFPGGRPTISSEDGMYAMSIGLAFHEDIGGFMGMSPRRGETKGDYEGLTENARRLRIPISFRYKNWIANITPDFGSGSADGTSTSQLYEANLNYAGFNHTVITAGYFQPRVTEEDSESSNEFELMERPAITDIVRNIAAGDARMSLGALHYAKRWWIAGYVTGQTYGKRATYDSQSGATFRVAGRPYMSKDIDVHIGLSAITAFKVAQAKASDDRSYNFSEAPEVNLTTTKLLSATVGNVGSIWSAGPELGFRWKRLTLKGEYYNIGVTRGDNGGNSAANNATVNFTGYYGAANYTIFGKGRSYNIKEGAFAAPGVEHAFDPSHGYWGALEMTARYSVADLNANLGNASTALRGGQQTVWSAGLNWYPNRHFRFMLDFNHFIVSRNSVAANILGREGNSVAGRIQAAF from the coding sequence ATGATCCGTCGGCCTGTAGTTTCCCTGTTGCTTGGTTCGTCTGCCCTTCTGGGGCTCTCTTCCTTTCATCAGGCCCATGCGGATGCCGCATCGGATGCTCAGATCAAGGCTCTGCAGGTGGAAATGCAGGCCATGCGCCGTGACATGAGTAGTCAGATCAGCGTGCTGCGCCAGCGCCTGGTCCGCGCCGAATCTGTCCGTGGTAACTCCGTGGCCGCCAACGCCGCACAGGCCCGCCGGGTTGCCGCCAGCCACGGCCAGCCCCTGCCCGACAGCTATGCGCGTGACATCCACATCGGTGGTGACAGCGGCATGGGCGGTAGCCTTAGCAGTGCGATGCAGAGGGCCGACCTTGGCACGCCCCCGTCGGATCGTGGCGTTTCCTCCTCCTGGGCATCGTTCCGTGCGGCGACGGAAAAGGAAGAGGCCCTGCACATGGGTGGCATGGTTGTGGGTTTCCCCGGCGGGCGGCCGACCATCTCGTCTGAAGACGGGATGTATGCCATGTCCATCGGCCTGGCGTTCCATGAGGATATTGGCGGGTTCATGGGCATGTCCCCGCGCCGTGGCGAGACCAAGGGCGACTATGAAGGTCTGACCGAAAACGCACGCCGCCTGCGTATTCCCATCTCGTTCCGTTACAAGAACTGGATTGCCAACATCACCCCGGATTTTGGTTCCGGTTCCGCCGATGGTACTTCCACCTCGCAGTTGTATGAAGCGAACCTGAATTACGCCGGCTTTAACCACACGGTCATCACCGCCGGTTATTTCCAGCCGCGCGTGACGGAAGAAGATTCCGAAAGCTCGAACGAGTTCGAACTGATGGAACGCCCCGCCATTACCGATATCGTGCGTAACATCGCCGCCGGTGACGCCCGCATGAGCCTTGGCGCCCTGCATTATGCCAAGCGCTGGTGGATCGCGGGTTACGTGACGGGCCAGACTTACGGCAAGCGTGCAACGTATGACAGCCAGTCCGGCGCGACCTTCCGTGTGGCGGGCCGTCCGTACATGTCCAAGGATATTGACGTTCATATCGGTCTGTCTGCCATCACGGCGTTCAAGGTGGCGCAGGCCAAGGCTTCCGATGACCGTTCCTATAACTTCTCCGAAGCGCCCGAAGTCAACCTGACCACCACCAAGCTGCTTAGCGCCACGGTGGGCAATGTGGGCAGCATCTGGTCGGCAGGCCCGGAACTGGGCTTCCGCTGGAAGCGCCTTACGCTGAAGGGTGAATACTACAACATCGGTGTCACGCGCGGTGATAACGGTGGCAACTCGGCCGCCAACAACGCCACTGTCAACTTTACCGGTTACTATGGCGCGGCCAACTACACCATCTTTGGCAAGGGGCGTTCCTACAACATCAAGGAAGGTGCATTCGCAGCCCCCGGCGTGGAGCATGCCTTCGACCCGTCGCACGGTTACTGGGGTGCGCTGGAAATGACGGCCCGTTACAGCGTGGCCGACCTGAACGCCAACCTGGGCAATGCATCAACCGCCCTGCGTGGTGGGCAGCAGACGGTGTGGTCGGCGGGCCTGAACTGGTATCCCAACCGCCACTTCCGCTTCATGCTTGATTTCAACCACTTCATTGTCAGCCGCAACAGTGTCGCAGCCAACATCCTGGGCCGCGAAGGTAACTCGGTTGCCGGGCGTATCCAGGCCGCCTTCTGA
- a CDS encoding CTP synthase gives MTRFVFITGGVVSSLGKGIASAALAALLQARGYRVRLRKLDPYLNVDPGTMSPYQHGEVFVTDDGAETDLDLGHYERFTGVHATRADNATTGQIYSGVIARERRGDYLGATVQVIPHITDSIKETIVADTEDLDFVLVEIGGTVGDIESLPFLESIRQLRNDLAPDQTMFIHLTLLPWIAAAGELKTKPTQHSVKELQNVGIQPQMLVCRSDREIPENERRKIASFCNVRPQAVIAARDVDTIYACPISYHAEGMDTEVLRHFGLPTTPDPDLSRWEKIVDAVRHPDREVVVTVVGKYTALLDSYKSLIEALQHGGIANRARVRLNWVEAEDFEKSDDAVNSLARSDAILVPGGFGERGSEGKIRAVKYARENNIPFMGICFGMQMAVIECARNLAGIEKASSTEFGPTDQPLVGLMTEWARGNELLRRREGGEMGGTMRLGAYPAKLAPGSRAAETYGRTDIRERHRHRYEVNNHYREQLEKTGLRFSGMSPDGILPEVVEYPDHPWFIAVQYHPELLSKPFDPHPLFSGFIKAAVAKAAERAAGNRR, from the coding sequence ATGACGCGGTTTGTATTCATCACCGGCGGCGTGGTGTCCTCCCTCGGCAAAGGCATTGCTTCTGCTGCCCTTGCTGCCCTGCTCCAGGCCCGTGGCTATCGGGTCCGGTTGCGTAAGCTTGACCCTTACCTGAATGTCGATCCGGGGACGATGAGCCCCTACCAGCACGGCGAGGTCTTCGTGACCGACGACGGCGCGGAAACGGATCTCGACCTTGGCCATTACGAACGCTTTACGGGTGTACATGCCACCCGGGCGGACAATGCCACCACGGGTCAGATCTATTCCGGCGTGATCGCGCGCGAACGGCGGGGCGATTATCTGGGTGCGACCGTGCAGGTCATTCCCCACATTACCGACTCGATCAAGGAAACGATCGTGGCCGATACCGAGGACCTGGACTTCGTCCTTGTCGAGATCGGCGGCACGGTAGGCGATATCGAAAGCCTGCCCTTCCTTGAATCCATCCGTCAGCTACGCAATGACCTTGCGCCTGACCAGACGATGTTCATCCACCTGACCCTGCTGCCATGGATCGCGGCAGCGGGTGAACTGAAAACCAAGCCTACCCAGCATTCCGTTAAAGAACTGCAGAACGTGGGCATCCAGCCGCAGATGCTGGTCTGCCGGTCGGACCGGGAAATACCCGAAAACGAGCGCCGCAAGATCGCCAGCTTCTGCAATGTCCGCCCGCAGGCCGTGATTGCGGCGCGCGACGTGGATACGATCTACGCCTGCCCCATTTCCTACCATGCCGAGGGCATGGATACCGAGGTGCTGCGCCATTTCGGCCTGCCCACAACGCCCGACCCCGACCTGTCGCGCTGGGAAAAGATTGTTGATGCCGTCCGCCACCCCGACCGCGAGGTAGTGGTGACGGTGGTGGGCAAGTACACCGCCCTGCTCGACAGCTACAAATCGCTGATCGAGGCATTGCAGCACGGTGGCATCGCCAACCGTGCCCGCGTGCGCCTGAACTGGGTGGAAGCGGAGGATTTCGAGAAATCGGACGATGCGGTAAACAGTCTTGCCCGCAGCGATGCCATCCTCGTGCCCGGCGGCTTTGGCGAGCGCGGGTCGGAAGGCAAGATCCGTGCCGTGAAATACGCGCGTGAGAACAACATCCCCTTCATGGGCATCTGCTTTGGCATGCAGATGGCGGTGATCGAATGCGCGCGCAACCTTGCGGGGATCGAGAAGGCTTCATCAACCGAATTCGGGCCGACCGACCAGCCGCTGGTTGGCCTGATGACCGAATGGGCGCGTGGCAACGAACTGCTGCGCCGGCGCGAAGGGGGCGAGATGGGCGGCACCATGCGCCTTGGCGCCTACCCCGCCAAGCTGGCGCCCGGGTCACGCGCGGCGGAAACCTATGGCCGCACCGACATCCGTGAACGCCACCGCCACCGCTACGAGGTAAACAACCACTACCGCGAACAGTTGGAAAAGACCGGCCTGCGCTTTTCAGGCATGTCACCCGACGGCATCCTGCCCGAGGTAGTGGAATACCCCGACCACCCGTGGTTCATCGCGGTACAGTACCACCCCGAACTGCTGTCCAAGCCGTTTGACCCGCATCCGCTGTTCTCCGGCTTCATCAAGGCTGCCGTGGCCAAGGCGGCGGAACGGGCGGCGGGTAACAGACGATGA
- the secG gene encoding preprotein translocase subunit SecG, whose protein sequence is MITVLLLLHLFVTIALIGTILIQRSEGGGLGIGGSQGMGSFMSGRGTATLLTRSTAVLGTTFMVLSLTLAVMNRGASSGVGHDILAAPPAAPATPATTAPATTP, encoded by the coding sequence ATGATCACTGTTCTTCTTCTACTGCACCTGTTCGTCACCATCGCGCTGATCGGGACCATCCTGATCCAGCGTAGTGAGGGTGGCGGCCTTGGAATCGGCGGCTCGCAGGGCATGGGCTCCTTCATGTCCGGGCGCGGCACGGCAACGCTGCTGACCCGTTCCACCGCCGTGCTGGGCACGACCTTCATGGTGCTGTCACTGACACTTGCGGTCATGAACCGCGGCGCATCGAGCGGTGTGGGCCACGATATTCTGGCCGCACCGCCCGCGGCCCCGGCCACACCCGCCACCACGGCACCCGCCACAACCCCCTGA
- the kdsA gene encoding 3-deoxy-8-phosphooctulonate synthase gives MTKHHALSIGSLTVGNEAPFTLIAGPCQIESASHAMEVAEALHGIATKLGIGLIFKSSFDKANRTSINGARGVGMAQGLDILGQVRARFGLPVLTDVHLPEQCAPVAETVDVLQIPAFLCRQTDLLLAAGQTGAAINIKKGQFLAPWDMANVAAKVASTGNTRIMLCERGTSFGYNTLVNDMRGLPIMAGTGYPVIYDATHSVQQPGGLGTASGGQRVFAPILARAALAIGVAGVFIETHPDPDAAPSDGATMLSLACMEDVLTTLLRYDRLTKGHPPAEIV, from the coding sequence ATGACCAAGCACCACGCACTTTCCATTGGCAGCCTTACGGTTGGCAATGAAGCCCCGTTTACGCTGATTGCGGGGCCGTGCCAGATCGAATCCGCAAGCCATGCCATGGAGGTGGCCGAAGCCCTGCACGGCATTGCAACGAAGCTGGGGATCGGGCTGATCTTCAAAAGCTCGTTCGACAAGGCCAACCGCACCTCCATCAACGGGGCGCGCGGCGTGGGCATGGCGCAGGGACTGGACATACTGGGCCAGGTGCGCGCGCGCTTCGGCCTGCCGGTGCTGACCGACGTGCACCTGCCCGAGCAATGCGCGCCCGTGGCCGAGACGGTGGACGTACTGCAGATCCCCGCCTTCCTGTGCCGCCAGACCGACCTCCTGCTTGCGGCGGGGCAGACGGGGGCCGCCATCAACATCAAAAAGGGGCAGTTCCTTGCCCCGTGGGACATGGCGAACGTGGCCGCCAAGGTGGCCTCTACCGGCAACACGCGCATCATGCTGTGCGAACGGGGTACGTCGTTTGGCTACAACACGCTGGTCAATGACATGCGCGGCCTGCCGATCATGGCGGGCACAGGCTATCCCGTGATCTATGATGCCACCCATTCCGTCCAGCAACCCGGCGGTCTGGGCACGGCATCGGGCGGACAGCGGGTGTTTGCCCCCATCCTGGCGCGCGCGGCGCTGGCTATCGGGGTGGCGGGGGTGTTCATTGAAACCCATCCCGACCCCGATGCCGCACCAAGCGATGGCGCAACCATGCTGTCACTGGCCTGCATGGAAGATGTGCTGACCACTCTGCTGCGCTATGACCGGTTGACCAAGGGCCACCCGCCAGCCGAAATCGTCTGA
- a CDS encoding recombinase, protein MDGGFSLAGTARAHVRNPLEGAFGTPSLPSRALDRGMGEAVGRRTVFRPADHEDFGRVADRVARGNTELLPTVTPAERAQLRNAIATGALLTSGRHLQHGDAAQPGRNMEMFTNCATAICSFAKFYLLLNGSGVGRAYDDELCVVDWGQAPDLQFVLSPSHPDYPHDRAGLLRLGLEMQILPWGTGLDAFDAAMEGKVRAFLSRNVMTQVPEGAEQAHVIADSREGWGKAVEMIEAMAFAGARTRTLVFDFSAIRCAGSPIAGMQGRPASGPVSLLRGLLNVRDHVIRPARAGSMALWEQALRVDHYLSVEVQVGGARRAARMATKSWRDADVLRFIRAKEEGGLWTANHSVMVDAEFWACVNDPARVAPLADHARAVFAEATRCAWINGEPGFINGDRLEDSRTGSARRKPVYTDGRDFRSHRYQATEGAGLLADLARRAAGAHFPVTTNPCGEITLHVTGGYCVIGDFAPLLACPVALDGVTPGHVAAETAAIWDARVRDAVRLGVRFLLRANRMDALYGEEVRRTNRIGIGPTGLHEWAWLRFGLDFHDLLDETRAAPFWDAVRELSTIAKTEANAYAHETGTARPVTVTTVKPAGTTSKLFGLTEGAHLPARRQYLRWVQFKGVQCADGTWETGSDPLLADYASRGYPVRSLRSFPGMSIVGFPTVPLIQRLGMGGRVVTAPEATPAEQYRWLELLEKYWIGAAQGNQVSYTLKVYTDRHDLAGFRAMVAANQPHVRCCAVLPSRPDSDLGYEYLPEEEVPAGRFAAITAAIHGEDAREVVDWAHLQCASGACPI, encoded by the coding sequence ATGGACGGAGGTTTCTCGCTGGCTGGTACGGCGCGCGCGCATGTGCGTAACCCGTTGGAGGGCGCGTTTGGCACCCCCTCGCTGCCTAGCCGCGCGCTGGACCGGGGCATGGGGGAAGCCGTGGGTCGCCGCACCGTGTTCCGTCCCGCCGACCATGAGGATTTCGGCCGCGTGGCCGACCGTGTCGCACGCGGCAACACGGAACTGCTGCCCACCGTCACGCCAGCCGAGCGCGCGCAACTGCGCAACGCCATTGCCACCGGCGCGCTGCTCACCTCGGGCCGCCACCTGCAGCATGGCGATGCCGCACAGCCGGGGCGGAACATGGAAATGTTTACCAACTGCGCCACGGCCATCTGCTCGTTCGCCAAATTCTACCTCCTGCTCAACGGGTCCGGCGTGGGGCGGGCGTATGATGATGAACTGTGCGTGGTGGACTGGGGGCAGGCGCCAGACCTGCAGTTCGTCCTTTCCCCCAGTCACCCCGACTACCCCCACGACCGCGCGGGCCTGCTGCGTCTTGGCCTTGAGATGCAGATCCTGCCCTGGGGTACGGGGCTGGATGCGTTCGATGCAGCAATGGAGGGGAAGGTCCGCGCTTTCCTGTCCCGTAATGTAATGACGCAGGTGCCCGAAGGTGCGGAACAGGCTCATGTAATCGCCGATAGCCGGGAAGGGTGGGGCAAGGCGGTTGAGATGATCGAGGCCATGGCCTTCGCGGGGGCGCGTACGCGCACGCTGGTATTCGATTTCAGCGCCATCCGCTGCGCTGGCAGCCCGATTGCGGGCATGCAGGGGCGCCCGGCGTCCGGCCCGGTTTCGCTGCTGCGTGGGTTGCTCAACGTGCGCGATCATGTCATTCGGCCCGCGCGCGCGGGGAGCATGGCGCTATGGGAACAGGCGCTGCGGGTGGACCACTATCTCTCGGTCGAGGTGCAGGTGGGCGGCGCGCGCCGGGCCGCGCGTATGGCCACCAAGTCGTGGCGCGATGCGGATGTACTGCGCTTCATCCGCGCCAAGGAAGAGGGCGGGCTGTGGACGGCCAACCATTCGGTGATGGTCGATGCCGAATTCTGGGCCTGCGTGAACGACCCCGCACGGGTTGCCCCGCTGGCCGACCATGCCCGCGCCGTGTTTGCCGAGGCCACGCGGTGCGCGTGGATCAATGGCGAGCCCGGCTTCATCAACGGCGACCGGCTGGAAGACAGCCGCACCGGCAGCGCGCGACGCAAACCGGTTTATACGGACGGGCGTGACTTCCGCTCGCACCGCTACCAGGCCACCGAGGGCGCGGGCCTGCTGGCCGATCTGGCCCGGCGGGCGGCGGGCGCGCATTTTCCGGTCACCACCAACCCGTGTGGCGAGATTACGCTGCACGTAACCGGTGGCTACTGCGTGATTGGCGATTTTGCCCCGCTGCTGGCCTGCCCGGTGGCGCTGGATGGCGTAACCCCCGGCCATGTAGCAGCCGAAACGGCGGCAATATGGGATGCCCGCGTGCGCGATGCCGTGCGGCTTGGCGTGCGCTTCCTGTTGCGCGCCAACCGCATGGACGCATTGTATGGCGAGGAAGTGCGCCGCACCAACCGCATCGGCATTGGCCCGACCGGCCTGCATGAATGGGCATGGCTGCGTTTTGGCCTTGATTTCCATGACCTGCTGGATGAGACGCGCGCCGCACCGTTCTGGGATGCGGTGCGCGAATTGTCCACCATTGCCAAGACCGAGGCCAATGCCTACGCACATGAGACCGGCACCGCCCGCCCGGTTACGGTCACTACCGTCAAGCCTGCGGGCACCACATCCAAGCTGTTCGGCCTGACGGAGGGCGCGCACCTGCCCGCACGGCGGCAGTACCTGCGCTGGGTGCAGTTCAAGGGCGTACAGTGCGCCGATGGTACGTGGGAGACAGGTTCCGACCCGCTACTGGCCGATTATGCCAGCCGTGGTTACCCCGTGCGTAGCCTGCGCAGCTTTCCGGGCATGAGCATTGTGGGCTTTCCCACCGTGCCGCTGATCCAGCGGCTTGGCATGGGCGGGCGCGTGGTCACCGCCCCGGAAGCCACGCCTGCCGAGCAGTATCGCTGGCTGGAATTGCTGGAGAAATACTGGATCGGGGCGGCGCAGGGCAATCAGGTGTCCTACACGCTCAAGGTCTATACCGACCGGCATGACCTTGCGGGCTTCCGCGCCATGGTGGCGGCTAACCAGCCCCATGTGCGCTGCTGCGCCGTGCTACCCAGCAGGCCCGATTCCGATCTGGGCTACGAATACCTGCCTGAGGAAGAAGTGCCCGCAGGCCGCTTTGCCGCCATTACCGCCGCCATTCATGGTGAGGATGCGCGTGAGGTGGTGGACTGGGCCCACCTGCAATGCGCCAGCGGTGCCTGCCCGATCTAG
- a CDS encoding glycosyltransferase family 4 protein: MRIAYVINSFEGGGAALPIPAIVGVCRSLGHSVRVVALERRNGRAMTALEHAGIGADVLAVDGAPAPRVLSRLDGWVRDVGPTHIWTSLTRATLLGQVVGMRHGIPVTSWQHNAFLKPGNLALLRLMRGRSRLWVGDSAYVTELTHTRLGIAPARLMCWPIFRTRPDLAPAPGWQPGEVMRIGTLGRLNPGKGYDMLCRALVAMRNVGGLPPFQVMIGGEGAEHGRLRAFCQQHGLDNVVFAGYVHDTAAFLRRCHLYVQPSRREGFCIAAHEAMDRALPVIGSTVGEMNRSIIHGVTGWKVAPCQPQALADVLETALRRPGRLAAMGQAAQALVNQRYSPAAFARAGDAVLRHMAGMTMHGASTP, translated from the coding sequence ATGCGTATTGCCTATGTCATCAATAGTTTTGAAGGGGGAGGGGCTGCCCTGCCCATCCCGGCTATTGTGGGGGTCTGCCGCAGCCTGGGGCACAGCGTGCGGGTCGTGGCACTGGAGCGGCGCAACGGTCGCGCCATGACGGCGCTGGAGCATGCCGGGATCGGGGCGGATGTGCTGGCGGTTGATGGCGCACCAGCGCCCCGCGTGCTGTCCCGGCTGGATGGCTGGGTGCGCGATGTCGGCCCCACCCATATCTGGACATCACTCACGCGCGCGACCCTGCTGGGGCAGGTTGTCGGTATGCGTCACGGCATCCCGGTTACCAGCTGGCAGCACAATGCCTTTCTCAAGCCTGGCAACCTGGCGCTGCTGCGCCTCATGCGCGGGCGCAGTCGGCTATGGGTGGGGGATTCCGCCTATGTAACAGAACTGACCCACACAAGGCTGGGTATCGCGCCCGCGCGGCTGATGTGCTGGCCCATTTTCCGCACCCGCCCCGACCTTGCCCCCGCACCGGGCTGGCAGCCGGGGGAGGTGATGCGGATCGGCACACTGGGCCGCCTTAACCCCGGCAAGGGGTATGACATGCTGTGCCGTGCGCTGGTTGCGATGCGCAACGTGGGGGGGCTGCCGCCGTTCCAGGTCATGATTGGCGGGGAGGGGGCGGAACATGGCCGCCTGCGCGCCTTCTGCCAGCAGCACGGGCTGGATAACGTGGTATTTGCCGGTTACGTGCACGATACGGCGGCGTTCCTGCGGCGGTGCCACCTCTATGTCCAGCCCTCGCGCCGCGAAGGGTTCTGCATTGCAGCGCATGAGGCCATGGACCGCGCGCTACCCGTGATCGGCAGCACAGTGGGGGAGATGAACCGCTCCATCATACACGGCGTAACCGGCTGGAAAGTGGCGCCGTGCCAGCCGCAGGCCCTGGCCGATGTGCTGGAGACCGCCCTGCGCCGGCCTGGACGGCTTGCAGCCATGGGGCAGGCGGCGCAGGCGCTGGTCAACCAGCGCTACAGCCCCGCAGCCTTTGCGCGCGCGGGCGATGCGGTGCTGCGGCACATGGCGGGCATGACCATGCACGGCGCCAGCACGCCGTGA
- a CDS encoding putative bifunctional diguanylate cyclase/phosphodiesterase: MMNEISAQKSPSVTVQVMGDIARPGPVIPPDALGERLFEFFHNDAELMLVAVVNDDNVPVGLVERQAFFLRVSGKFGHALFNRRPVALLMDDSPVVIDAAVSSSDFTALTLMSQPSDLLRGYIVTRDGRYLGTGSALDLINASHSHAVASAASLKEAAEELRRANRKISRDKLFIDTIVENIPSALIVRSLRHEHLVLVNRAAEAMTGCRRDLLVERNVDDVFTSDEIGHLLVSRFAGGGQGVIEKVLCDHTGARRAISTRQVTIADERGAPRWELCVADDVTEQRDAQHQVELLAHYDPLTGLANRALFSSRLEAACVPGGTATLLCIDLDYFKTVNDVYGHAAGDSLLQLVSERLRACSRPEDLVARLGGDEFAIIWPTVPAPVELTARAREIVETVSRPYVIDGHHIVIGASVGSALYPRDADASENLLQYADIALYRAKSLGRNGFQFFDEELRDEIQTRARLGSELRGAIAGNGLTLHFQPLYSMPGNRLSACEALVRWHHPTQGMIPPDQFVGLAEENGLIHDLGEWVLRTACNEAADWPAQVKVAVNVSPIQLRNPRFIRIVEEALAQSGLPPERLEIEITENIFVQNSATNREILQKLGRIGCSIVLDDFGTGYSSLGYLRSFQFQKIKIDRSFVQELPERGAAGIIRAIISLAQSMDIPITAEGVETQDQWAHLNDLGCNQVQGFLLGRPQPADMIRQAILTHA; the protein is encoded by the coding sequence ATGATGAATGAGATTTCTGCACAGAAAAGCCCGTCCGTCACCGTTCAGGTCATGGGGGACATTGCAAGGCCCGGGCCGGTCATTCCCCCCGACGCGCTGGGGGAGCGTCTGTTCGAATTTTTCCATAATGACGCCGAACTGATGCTCGTTGCCGTTGTGAATGATGATAATGTGCCTGTCGGTCTGGTGGAGCGGCAGGCTTTTTTTCTCAGGGTATCGGGCAAGTTCGGCCATGCACTGTTCAACCGGCGGCCGGTGGCGCTGCTGATGGATGACAGCCCGGTCGTAATCGATGCGGCTGTCTCGTCATCCGATTTTACGGCGCTGACATTAATGAGCCAGCCCTCCGACCTGCTGCGCGGCTATATCGTCACGCGCGATGGGCGCTACCTTGGCACCGGTTCGGCGCTGGACCTGATCAATGCATCCCATTCCCACGCCGTGGCGTCCGCCGCCAGCCTGAAGGAAGCCGCCGAGGAACTGCGCCGCGCCAACCGCAAGATTTCACGCGACAAGCTGTTCATCGACACGATTGTGGAGAACATCCCCTCCGCCCTGATCGTGCGCTCGCTGCGCCACGAGCACCTTGTGCTGGTCAACCGCGCGGCCGAAGCCATGACCGGCTGCCGGCGTGACCTGCTGGTGGAGCGCAATGTGGATGACGTGTTCACCAGTGATGAAATCGGCCACCTGCTGGTCAGCCGCTTTGCCGGTGGCGGGCAGGGCGTGATTGAAAAAGTGCTGTGTGACCATACTGGCGCAAGGCGGGCCATTTCCACCCGCCAGGTCACCATTGCCGATGAACGCGGCGCGCCCCGGTGGGAACTGTGCGTGGCCGATGATGTGACCGAGCAGCGCGACGCCCAGCACCAGGTGGAACTGCTGGCCCATTACGACCCGCTGACCGGGCTTGCCAACCGCGCCCTGTTCAGTTCCCGACTGGAGGCGGCCTGCGTGCCCGGCGGCACCGCAACACTTCTGTGCATCGACCTTGATTACTTCAAGACCGTGAATGACGTTTACGGCCACGCGGCAGGCGACAGCCTGCTGCAACTGGTTTCCGAACGACTGCGCGCGTGTAGCAGGCCCGAGGACCTGGTGGCCCGTCTGGGTGGCGACGAGTTCGCCATCATCTGGCCCACCGTGCCTGCCCCTGTTGAACTGACCGCGCGCGCGCGTGAAATCGTGGAGACGGTCAGCAGGCCCTACGTTATTGATGGCCACCATATCGTTATTGGTGCAAGCGTTGGCTCCGCGCTGTACCCGCGTGATGCGGATGCATCGGAAAACCTGCTGCAATATGCCGATATCGCGCTTTACCGCGCCAAGTCGCTGGGGCGGAATGGTTTCCAGTTCTTTGATGAGGAACTGCGCGACGAGATCCAGACCCGCGCGCGCCTTGGCAGCGAACTGCGTGGCGCCATTGCCGGTAACGGATTGACCCTGCATTTCCAGCCGCTGTACTCCATGCCCGGCAACCGCCTGAGCGCGTGCGAGGCACTGGTGCGCTGGCACCACCCCACGCAGGGCATGATCCCGCCCGACCAGTTTGTGGGGCTGGCGGAAGAAAACGGTCTGATTCACGATCTTGGCGAGTGGGTGCTGCGTACGGCCTGTAACGAAGCAGCGGACTGGCCGGCACAGGTCAAGGTGGCGGTCAATGTCTCGCCCATACAACTGCGCAACCCGCGTTTCATCCGCATTGTGGAAGAGGCGCTGGCGCAATCCGGCCTGCCGCCCGAACGGCTGGAAATCGAGATTACCGAGAACATATTCGTCCAGAACAGTGCCACCAACCGCGAAATCCTGCAAAAATTGGGGCGTATCGGATGCAGCATCGTGCTGGATGACTTTGGCACGGGCTATTCCTCGCTGGGTTATTTGCGTTCGTTCCAGTTCCAGAAGATCAAGATCGACCGTTCTTTCGTGCAGGAACTGCCCGAACGCGGGGCGGCGGGCATTATCCGCGCCATCATCAGCCTGGCGCAGAGCATGGACATCCCCATCACCGCCGAAGGCGTGGAGACACAGGACCAGTGGGCGCACCTGAACGATCTGGGCTGCAACCAGGTGCAGGGTTTCCTGCTTGGCCGCCCGCAACCGGCCGACATGATCCGTCAGGCCATCCTGACCCACGCCTGA
- the tpiA gene encoding triose-phosphate isomerase, translated as MKQIIVGNWKMNGLSADADALVTGLAAGLAALPTRADVVVCPPFTQLARLAPKLKAAGIALGAQDCHKDKSGAHTGDISAPMLADLGVQYVILGHSERRAEHGELDETVREKTVAAMAAGLTPIVCVGENADQRDSGDSRDAVGWQIQGSLPQGFTGIVAYEPIWAIGSGTAASQQDIADMSAFIRAELVRQFGEAGKTIRILYGGSVNERNVTDILPVENVDGALVGNASLKADAFVPLVRAARAS; from the coding sequence ATGAAGCAGATTATTGTTGGCAACTGGAAGATGAACGGCCTGAGCGCCGATGCGGACGCGCTGGTCACGGGGCTGGCGGCGGGGCTGGCCGCCCTGCCCACGCGGGCCGATGTGGTGGTCTGCCCCCCCTTTACCCAGCTTGCGCGGCTGGCGCCCAAGCTGAAGGCCGCTGGCATCGCGCTGGGTGCCCAGGACTGCCACAAGGACAAATCCGGTGCCCATACCGGTGACATCTCGGCCCCCATGCTGGCGGACCTTGGGGTGCAGTACGTAATCCTTGGCCATTCCGAGCGCCGTGCCGAGCATGGCGAACTGGACGAGACCGTGCGCGAAAAGACCGTGGCCGCCATGGCCGCCGGCCTGACCCCCATCGTGTGCGTGGGCGAGAACGCCGATCAGCGCGACAGCGGGGATTCGCGCGATGCGGTGGGCTGGCAGATCCAGGGATCACTGCCACAGGGTTTTACTGGCATTGTGGCGTATGAGCCGATCTGGGCCATCGGCTCGGGTACGGCCGCATCACAGCAGGATATTGCCGACATGTCCGCCTTCATCCGCGCCGAACTGGTGCGCCAGTTCGGGGAAGCTGGCAAAACGATCCGAATCCTTTATGGTGGCTCGGTCAATGAACGCAATGTCACCGATATCCTGCCCGTTGAAAACGTGGATGGGGCGCTGGTGGGCAATGCCAGCCTGAAGGCCGATGCCTTCGTGCCGCTTGTCCGCGCCGCCCGCGCCTCGTGA